Genomic segment of Serinicoccus hydrothermalis:
GCTCGAGGGAACGGCCCTCGACCGCGCCCTGCCTGTCCGCGCCGGCACCCTCCGGTCCGACGCGGGCGGGACGCTCGTGCTCGCCCGCGAGGGAGTGGGCGGGGGTGCTGGCGTCGCAACCGGCGCTGGTGGCGCGGATGTCATCGACGAGCCGTATCTCTTCGACCAGGTCCGTCTCCCGATCACCCGGGGCGAGCAGACCGTGACGCTGCTCGGGGCGCATACCCGTCCTCCGTCGGTCGCCGGCTCGGCGGCGTGGCGTGAGGAGCTGGGGTGGCTCGGCGCGGACGCGGCCGGCCTCGAGGGTCCGCTGCTCGTGGTCGGCGACCTCAACGCCTCGACCGGGCACCCCGCGCTGCGCCAGGTCAAGGACGACGCGGGGCTGCGGGACGCGCACGAGGACTCCGGGTCGGGGTGGGTGCGCACCTGGCCGACGGAGGGGCTGCTGCCGGCCTTCGTGCAGATCGACCATGTGCTGGTGCGGGGGCTGGAGGTCGTCGACGCCGGTGCGGCGACGGTCTCCGGCTCGGACCACGCGACGGTCTGGGCTCGGCTGCGCCTGCCCTGATGGCTGCGGTCGCGGTGCGAGCCGGGTCAGTCCTCCGGGTGGTCCGGCCGGCCGAGACGCTTGCGCAGTTTGGCGGCCTCCTCGGCGATCTCCTTCTCCGTGGGCTCCCGGTCGAAGGTGAGGCTGGCGCCGTGGATGGCCACCCCGATGCCCCAGCCCATCATCGGCCAGATGGGCCAGAAGTACTCCCCGAAGCCGCCGCTCACCAGCCAGATGAGGGTGAGCAGCCCCATGATGAGCGCATACATCATGAAGTGCTGTCGCCACTCCTGGCGCGCCTCGATCTTCGCGAGCGCACGCTTGCGCATCTCCGGGTCGAGCTCGGTGCTCGGGCGGTAGGGCTGCAGCGGGAAGTTCCCCTCGACCGGGTCGGTCGGTCCCTGCGGTGGCTGGCTCACGGACCCAGCGTACTCAGCGGGATGCGTGGCCATGGCTCGATCGACCGTCGATCGTCCGCGAGATGACCGGCACGAGACAGAGCCCCCAGCCGATCATCGCCCAGGCGGGCCAGAAGTAGCCGCCGCCGCTCAGCGCCCAGACGGCGACCAGCATCGCCGAGAGCGGGGCCACGCCGACGACCCGCGAGCGGTCGCCGTGCCCGCCGCACCCGGCAGGACGCCGGTCTCGTCGCGCCTCCCTCTCCTCCGGCAGCTCCTCCTGACCGCCCGTCCCCGGCGTCGGCAGCGGGGGCGGGGTGGTCGAGCTCTGGTCCGTGCTGGTCGTGGGTTGCACCCGGATGTCCATGACGTCTCCTCGGTCTCGTCCGTCGTTCTCGACTCGACGGTATGCCCGCCCCCTCACCGCGCGGAGTGACAGATGTCAGCAGGTCGCCGGGAGCGCCGTCACGCTCTCCGGCGTGGGACCCCTGTGACGGAGGTGAACATTGGGTACCGTGCGACCGTGGCCAAGACTGCGACGACCTCGACCCGTGCCGGTTCCGGCGGCGCCTCCCGGCGCCCCGCGAGCCGGTCGACGTCATCGAAGGGCAGGAGCACGTCCGGCTCCGCCCGCGGCACGGCGTCCGGTGCCCGCAAGGACCAGGGTCCCTCGCTGCCCGGGCGGGCGTGGCGCGGCGTCGCCGGCGTGACCGGCGGCACGGTGCGGGCCATGACCGACACGGCGCACGACCTCGAGCCGGAGCACCGGCGCGACGGCGCCGGCTTCCTCCTGCTCGCGCTCGCCCTGGTCGTGGCCCTGCGCGAGTGGTGGGGTCTGGACGGCTTCGTGGGCGACGTCATCCACGTCGCCGCGGCCGGGACCTTCGGGCGCGTCGCGCTCGTGCTTCCCGCCGTCCTCGTCTTCTTCGCGGTGCGGCTCTTCCGCGCCCCCGACGAGCAGCAGGCAACCAACCGCATGAGCATCGGGACGACCGCGATGCTCGTGGCCGCCAGCGGCATCACGCACCTGGCGACCGGCAACCCGGACTACGCCGAGGGCTCGCACGTGCTCCAGCGCTCCGGGGGGATCCTCGGCTTCCTCGCCTCCTCGATCCCGGCCGCGGCGATCACCGTGACCGGGGCATACATCCTGCTCAGCCTGCTCGGGGTCTTCGGCCTGCTCGTCCTCACCCGCACCCCGGTCCACCGCATCCCCGACCGGCTGCGCGAGGTGGAGCAGCAGCTCTTCGACTCCGCGCGCTTCGACCGCGTCGACGAGGACGGCAACCCCCTGCCCCGGCGGCGGCGCGGCGCGGGCGAGCTCGACGGCCCCCGGGACGGCGACGTCGCCTTCGAGCAGGCGGCGCAGGTCGACCCCGCGGCCAAGGGCCGCGGTCAGCGCCGTGCCGGCACCGCTCCGTCCCGCAAGGCTCCCGCCGAGGACCCGGACCGCACCGGCGACGCGCCCCGGCCCAAGGCGGCCCGGCGCGGCGCGCGCGCCGAGGGCGACTCCACCGAGGAGATCCCCCCGCTGCGCCCCGGCCAGAAGCGGCCCGCCGCCCCCTCCGCGGTCGAGAAGGCCAAGGCCACCAAGGCCGAGCTCGAGGCACCGCCGACGACCCAGCTGCCGCAACGGGTCGAGCAGCTCCAGCTCGCGGGCGACGTCACCTACACGCTGCCCGAGTCGGTCCTGCTCCGGCCGGGCACCCCGCACAAGGAGCGCTCGGAGGCCAACGACAAGGTCGTCGAGGCGCTGACCGGCGTGCTCGAGGACTTCAACATCGACGCCCAGGTCACCGACTTCACCCGCGGCCCGACCGTCACCCGCTACGAGGTCGAGCTCGGACCGGGCGTCAAGGTCGAGCGGATCACCGCGCTCTCCAAGAACATCGCGTATGCCGTCGCGAGCGCCGACGTGCGCATCCTCTCGCCGATCCCGGGCAAGTCCGCCGTGGGTGTCGAGATCCCCAACGCCGACCGCGAGAACGTCAGCCTCGGCGACGTGCTGCGCAGCCAGACGGCGCGCAACAACACCCACCCGATGGTCATGGGGGTCGGCAAGGACGTCGAGGGCGGCTACGTCATCGCCAACCTCGCCAAGATGCCGCACATGCTCGTCGCCGGCGCCACCGGCTCCGGAAAGTCGAGCTTCGTCAACTCGATGATCACCTCGATCCTCATGCGGGCGACCCCGGACGAGGTGCGCCTCATCCTCGTGGACCCGAAGCGGGTGGAGCTGACGGCATACGAGGGGATCCCGCACCTCATCACCCCCATCATCACGAGCCCCAAGAAGGCGGCCGAGGCGCTGGCCTGGGTGGTCAAGGAGATGGACCACCGCTACGACGACCTCGCGGCGTACGGCTACAAGCACATCGACGACTTCAACAAGGCGATCCGGGCCGGCAAGGTCACCCCGCCGCCGGGCTCGGAGCGGGTCCTGCAGCCCTACCCCTACCTCCTCGTGGTCGTCGACGAGCTCGCCGACCTCATGATGGTCGCCCCGCGCGACGTCGAGGAGTCGGTCGTGCGGATCACCCAGCTCGCCCGCGCCGCCGGCATCCACCTCGTCCTCGCGACTCAGCGCCCCAGCGTCGACGTCGTCACCGGTCTCATCAAGGCCAACGTGCCGAGCCGGATGGCCTTCGCGACGTCCTCGCTCGCCGACTCCCGCGTCGTCCTGGACCAGCCGGGCGCCGAGAAGCTCATCGGCATGGGCGACGCGCTCTTCCTGCCGATGGGCGCCAGCAAGACGATGCGCGTCCAGGGCTCGTGGGTCAGCGAGTCCGAGATCCACGACGTCGTCGCGCACGTCACCGGCCAGCTCAAGCCGAGGTACGTCGAGGAGGTCCTGGCCACCCCGGTGAAGAAGCAGATCGACGAGGACATCGGCGACGACCTCGACCTGCTGCTGCAGGCGACCGAGCAGGTCGTCACGACGCAGTTCGGGTCGACCTCGATGCTGCAGCGCAAGCTGCGGGTCGGCTTCGCCAAGGCCGGCCGGCTCATGGACCTCATGGAGAGCCGCGGCATCGTCGGGCCGTCCGAGGGCAGCAAGGCCCGCGACGTGCTCGTCAAGCCGGACGACCTGGAGTCCACGCTCGCGCTGCTGCAGGGACAGGACCCGCCCCGTCCGGAGATCGAGAGCGACACCACGCCCTTCGACGCCGACCCGAGCGAGGTCGCCGACGAGCCCGACGACGGCGACGAGGCCCGGTATGCCGGGGCCGGCGGCTCCGCGTCGGGTGCCGGGAGGGCGCGCGACGACCGCTACGACGGCGACCCCGTCAGCGGCAGCTACGTCGAGGACGAGGAGGAGCCCGAAAGCGAGGACGCCTGGGACCTCACGGGGAGGGGCTGACGTGGCACCGTCGCGCGAGGTCTCGCTGACGTGGGTGACCGAGGGCACGCGCCTGTGGGACGCGACCCTGGCCGCGCTGGAGGGTCCGGCCCTAGAGGCGCCCTCGGCCCTGCCCGGGTGGAGCCGCGCGCACGTCGTGGCGCACGTCGCGCTCAACGCCGAGGCGCTGCTCAACCTCCTGACCTGGGCCAGGACCGGGGTCGAGACGCCGATGTATGCCTCGCCCGAGTCGCGGGACGCCGACATCGAGGAGCTCGCGGCCGCCGACCCGCAGGACGTGCGCGCCCGCTCGGAGCAGGCCACGCGTGAGCTCGACGAGGGCGTCGCCGCCCTGGACGAGGAGCACTGGGAGGCCCGCGTCCGGGTCCGGCAGGGCACCGAGGTCCCGGCCTCGGTCGTCCCGTGGCTGCGCGCCCGGGAGGTCTACCTGCACGCCCTCGACCTCGACGGCGCCGCGACCGACGAGGACCTCCCCGACGACTTCGCCAGCGCCCTCGTGGAGGACGCGGCGAAGCAGCGCTCGCGCGACGAGACCCACCCGAGCCTGGTGCTGCGGGAGGACGGGGTCGGCCGCTGGGAGATCGGGCGGCCCGGTCCCGACGCCACCGAGGTGGTCGGCGACGTCCGCGCCCTCGCGGCCTGGGTCACCGGCCGCCCCACGACCCTCCCGGTCGCGACGGCGGACGGGCAGCCGCTGCCCGAGCTGCCGGCCTGGCTCTGACGGACCGGCCCTGACCGCGACCGGACGTCTAGCGTCCGGCGACCGCCTCGGCGTCCCGCAGGACGCGCAGCACGTTGCCGTGGGTGAGCCCGCGCCGGTCCTCCTCGCTCCACCCCCGGTCGGCCAGCTCGGCCAGCAGCGCCGGGTAGGTCGAGACGTCCTCGAGCCCGACGACCACCTGCTCGGTGCCGTCGAGGTCGCCACCGAGGCCGACGTGCTCCACCCCGGCGACCTCCCGGAGGTGGTCGAGGTGGTCGGCCACCTGGGCGAGGGTGGCCTCCGGGCGGGGGTGCCGCTCCTGCCGGGCCAGGCTGAAGGCGGTCATGACGGGGTGGTCGTTGGGGTCGATCCCTGCCGCCCGGGCCGCCTCGCGCGACTCCAGCTTCCACTCCCAGCATTCCTGCGCCACAAACTGCGGCACGAAGGTCGCCATGCACACCCCGCCGCCCGCGGCCATCCGCTCCAGCACGTCGTCCGGCACGTTGCGGGGCGAGCCGCACAGCGCGAGGGCGTTGCTGTGGCTGAAGACCACCGGCGCCTGTGACACCTCCAGCGCGTCCCGCATCGTCGCCGCGGCGACGTGCGACAGGTCGACGAGCATCCCGACCCGGTTCATCTCGCGCACGACCTCGCGCCCGAACTCGGTGAGCCCTCCGTGCTCGGGCTCGTCCGTCGCGCTGTCCGCCCAGGGCGTGTTGTGGTTGTGCGTCAGGGTCAGGTAGCGCACCCCGAGCCGGTGCAGCACCCGCAGCACGCCGAGCGAGGACCCGATCGAGTGCCCGCCCTCGGCGCCCAGCAGGGAGGCCACCCGCCCCTGCGCCATCGCCGCCTCCACCTGGGCCGCGGTGGTCGCCAGCGCGAGGCGGTCGGCATACCTCGCGACCATCCGGTGCACGAGGTCGACCTGCTCCAGGGTGGCGACCACGGCCTGCGCCTCGGTGAGGGAGGAGGGGACGTAGACCGACCAGAACTGCCCGCCGACGCCGCCGCGCCGCAGCCGCTCCAGATCGGTATGCAGACCGCGCGCCGAGGTGTCGGCGTCCAGCGCGACCTCGAGGGCCCGCTCGGCACCGGCGAGCTCGCGCAGCGCCCAGGGCAGGTCGTTGTGGCCGTCGACGACGAGGAGATCAGGGAGGGTGGCGTCCGTCACCGGCCCATCAGACCACGCCCGGCGCCACGGCGCCGCGGCTAGGTCGGCACCCTGTGACGCACCTACACTCGGGGAATGTCCTCGCCCACCCGCAGCGTCGCCGTCGTCACCCTCGGGTGCACCCGCAACGAGGTGGACTCCGAGGAGCTGGCCGGCCGCCTCGCCTCCGAGGGCTGGACGCTGGTGGACGACGCCGCCGAGGCGGACGTCGCCGTGGTCAACACCTGCGGCTTCGTCGAGCAGGCCAAGAAGGACTCCATCGACGCGCTGCTCGAGGCCAACGACCTCAAGGAGACCGGCCGCACGCAGAAGGTCGTGGCCGTCGGCTGCATGGCCGAGCGCTACGGCGAGCAGCTCGCCGCCGAGCTGCCCGAGGCGGACGCCGTCCTCGGCTTCGACTCCTACCGCGACATGTCGACGCACCTGCGCAGCATCCTGGCCGGGGAGGCCGTGCCCTCGCACGTGCCCTCCGACCGACGGCGGCTGCTGCCGATCTCACCGCGCGACCGGCATACCTCCTCATCGGGGGTCGCCCTGCCCGGGCACCAGCAGCCGGCCACCCCGACCGGCCAGGACGAGCCCGACCGCGTGCCGCTGGAGCAGGTCGCGCCGGCCACCGGCCCCCGCGTCGTGCGGGCGCGCCTGGACGGTCGCCCCTGGGCGCCGCTGAAGATCGCCTCGGGCTGCGACCGGCGGTGCGCGTTCTGCGCGATCCCGATGTTCCGCGGCGCCTTCGTCTCGCGGACGCCGCAGGAGATCCTCGCCGAGGCCGCGTGGCTGGGGGAGCGCGGCGTCAAGGAGGTCTTCCTCGTCAGCGAGAACACCACGTCCTACGGCAAGGACCTCGGCGACCTGCGGCTCGTGGACGCGCTGCTGCCCGAGCTCACCCAGGTCGCCGGCATCGAGCGGGTGCGAGTGTCCTACCTGCAGCCGGCCGAGATCCGGCCCGACCTGCTCGACGCGATGGCCTCCACGCCGGGCGTCGTGCCCTACTTCGACATCTCCTTCCAGCACGCCTCCGGGCCGCTGCTGCGTCGGATGCGCCGCTTCGGCGACCGCGCGTCCTTCCTCGGCCTGCTCGAGCAGGTCCGTGCCCGGGTGCCCGAGGCCGGCATCCGCACCAACGTCATCGTCGGCTTCCCGGGGGAGACCGAGGACGACCTCGCCGAGCTCACCGCCTTCCTCACCGAGGCGCGGCTGGACGTCGTGGGGGTCTTCGGCTACTCCGACGAGGACGGCACCGAGGCCGAGGGGTATGCCGACAAGCTCGACGAGGACGTCGTCCGGGAGCGGGTCGAGCAGGTGCAGGCGCTCGTCGAGGAGCTCACCGCGCAGCGCGCCGCCGAGCGCGTCGGCACGCTCGTCGAGGTGCTCGTGGAGTCGGTGGAGATGGACGATGCCGACGTCGACGAGCCCCGTCTGGTGGGCCGCGCCGGCCAGCAGGGGCCGGACGTCGACGGCGTGACCTACCTCGTCACCGAGGACGGGGGTGTGCCCGAGCTCGCCCCCAGCGCCCTGGTCACCGCACGGGTCGTGGACTCCGAGGGCGTCGACCTCGTGGCGGTCCCGGAGACCCCTGCGGGGGACCGGCCGTGATCGGCCCGCACGACCCTGACGGCCCGGAGATCGCGACGGCCGCGGTGGCGGAGCGGGTGTCGTCGTGGAACCTGCCCAACGCGCTCACCGTGCTGCGCATCCTGCTCGTGCCGCTCTTCGGCTGGCTGCTGCTCTCCGGCGGCGGCGAGGACGTGGGCCTGCGGTGGTGGGCGCTGGTGGTCTTCCTCGTCGCGATCGGCACCGACTGGGTGGACGGGCACCTGGCCCGCAAGCACGCGCTCATCACCTCCTTCGGCAAGCTCATGGACCCGATCGCCGACAAGGCGCTCATCGGGATGGCGCTCATCGGCCTGTCCCTGCTCTCCCTGCTGCCCTGGTGGGTGACCGTCGTCATCCTCGTGCGCGAGGTCGCCATCACCCTCATGCGCTTCGTCGTCATCCGGCGCGGCGTCATCCCGGCCAGCCGCGGCGGCAAGCTCAAGACCGTGCTCCAGTCGATCGGCATCGCGGTCGTGCTGGCCCCGCTCGGCGGTGTCGTCGACGCGATCGGTGTGTGGGTCATGTATGCCGCGGCGGTCGTCACCGTCGTCACCGGCGTCGACTACGTGCGCCAGGCCTTCGCCCGGCCAAGCAGCAGGTCGTGACCGCCCCCGCGCAGGTCGTCGCCCTGCTGCGGGACCGGGGCGAGAGCGTGGGCACGGCGGAGTCGCTCACCGGGGGGATGGTGTCCGCCGCGCTGACCGACGTGCCGGGGGCCAGCGCCGTGGTGCGCGGCGCGGTCGTGGCCTACGCCGCGGAGGTCAAGGAGGCGCTGCTCGGGGTCCCGTCCGAGGTCGTGCGCGAGCGCGGCACCGTCTCCCAAGAGTGTGCGGAGGCGATGGCCCTCGGCGGGGCGCGGTCGCTGGGTGCGGACTGGTGCCTGGCGACGACCGGGGTCGCGGGACCAGACCCCAGCGAGGGACACCCGGTGGGGACCGTGCACCTCGCCCTGGCCCACGGGGAACAGGTGGTGGGTCACCGGGTGTTGACCCTGCGTGGAGACCGTGACCAGATCCGCGCCGGCACCGTCGAGCAGGCTCTCGAGCTGCTCCGGGGACGCCTGAGCGGGGCTGTGTCAGCGGCACGGGGTACGGTAGAGACAGGACCTGCCGCCGCGGCACCCGTGGCCGGGAGGACCACCACGCAGGATCGAGACGCGCGACGAGAGGACGAGGAGGGTTGACGATGGTGCTGCTGCGACGTGAGCTGGGTGACGCGCTCCGGGAGACGCGCCAGACGCAGGGGCGCACCCTGCGCGAGGTCAGCTCCTCGGCGTCCTGCTCCCTGGGCTACCTCTCCGAGATCGAGCGCGGGGAGAAGGAAGCCAGCTCTGAGCTGCTGGCCTCGATCTGCCGGGCGCTGGACGTGCCGCTCTCCCAGATGCTGTCGACGGTCGCCGACCGGGTCAGCCTCACCGAGACCGCCGAGACGCAGATGACCACGGTGCTCACCGAGGGCCTGGCCAGGACGATCGACACCCGGCGTATGCCCCGCCGCGACGCGGTCGTCCCCGCCGCCTGAGCCCCGCCCGGCTCCTCACGCCCGCGGCGTGACCCCGACCCGGTAGCCCCACGCCGGCAGCTCCCAGACCGAGCCCTCGGCATACTCCACGGTGCTGTCGCCGTCGAAGGCGTCGACGTAGCCCAGGTCCTGCCCCGGAGCCACCGCCAGCGTGATGCGCGCCGGCGCGTCGCTGAGGTTGAAGGCCGCGACCACGGCGTCCCCGGACTCGTGCACGCGCACGAAGCTGATGACCCGGTCCTCCGCGTCGTTGGGCACCCGCACCATGCGCGCGCCCCACGCGGCGTTCCACAGCGCCGGGTGCGCTTTCTTCAGCGCGATGAGCCGCCGGTAGAGCTCGCCCTGGGGGTCCTCGCGCCAGACGATCTCGTCCTTGTCGAAGAAGGTGAGCCGCCGGTCGTTGCCGGCCTCCTGCCCGCTGTAGATCATCGGGATCCCCTCGCTGACCACCGACATGACGACCGCGGCGTCGAGCATCGGGCCGAACTGCTCGTACTCCGTGCCCTCCCAGGCGTTCTTGTCGTGGTTGGACACGAAGAGCATGCGCATGACGTCGCGGGGGTAGGCCCGCTCGTTCCAGGCGTAGTAGACCTTGAGGTCGGTGGCGCTCGCCCGGCCGTGCGCGATGTGGTGCATGGTCTCGTTCCAGGACCAGGCGTACGTCGCGTCGAAGGCGCCGACGTGCAGGTCGCGGTTCTCCCACTCGGCGAGCAGGAAGACCGGCTTGATCGCCTCCAGCTCGGCCCGCGCGGTCTCCCAGAAGTCCACGGGGACGTAGCCGGCGACGTCGCAGCGGAAGCCGTCGATGTCGGCCTCGCGCACCCAGTGGGCCATGGCCTGCGCCATGTAGGCCCGCAGCCCCGGCTGGTCGTAGTCGAGGTCGATGACGTCGTCCCAGTCCCACCACGGGGTCGGCACGAAGTCGCCCTTGAAGTCGGTGCGGTACCACTCCGGGTGCTCGGTGGTCAGCGCGTTGTCCCACGCGGTGTGGTTGGCGACCCAGTCGACGATGACCCGCAGGCCGAGGTCGTGCGCGCGGTCCACGAAGTCGCGCAGGTCGCCCAGCGTGCCGAACTCGGGGTTGACCGCGAGGTAGTCGCGCACGGCGTACGGGGAGCCCAGCCCGCCCTTGCGGTTCTGCTCGCCGATGGGGTTGATCGGCATGAGCCAGAGGATGTCGACGCCCAGGTCGCGCAGCCGGGGCAGGTGCTCGGCGGCGGCGGCGAAGGTGCCCTCGGGGGTGAAGTGGCGCTGGTTGATCTGGTAGATCACCGCGTCCTTGGACCACTCGGGGTGGGTGAGGCGGACCGGGGCGGCGGGGGTGTGGTCGGAGGTCGGCACGACGCGCCAGTATGTCGTGCGGCGCCCCGACGGTCCACCGGGCGGGGGAGCAGGCCGGGCGGGTACGCTCCGGGGCCATGCCCGCCCCCGTCGTCCGCGCTCGCTGATGCACCTCGACATCACGCACGAGCAGGGCCGGGTGCGGGTCGGGCTGGTCCCGGGCGAGGGGGAGCCGGACGAGCGCAAGGGGGCTCTGGCCCGGCATACCGCGACCTTCGAGGTGGGGGTGGAGCCGGGTGCGGTGCACCCCGACCTGCTCGTGCTCTCGGCGGTCCTCTCGGCCCGGCCGTGGATCGTGCGGAAGGTGCCGGTCACCACGTCGGTCGCCGCGAGCCCGGCGCTCGCTCAGGCGCTGCGCGAGGGGCCCGGGCTGCGGCTGGGGACGGTGGACCCCCACCTGACGCCCCGGCCCCGGCCGATGGACGGCGACGGGGCACCTGGGCTGTGCTTCAGCGGCGGGACCGACAGCGTCGCGACGCTCGCCGTGATGCCGGCGCGGACCCGGTCCTACCACCTGCTGCGCCGCGCTCCGCAG
This window contains:
- a CDS encoding endonuclease/exonuclease/phosphatase family protein: MRRVLVTLAWTWWLAAAGLTALRWVDAAGPVPVLQSGLVLVGLSLVPLAALAWASARWLLLVAAVLLGLVHGALAAPWLVPDTVPAGRDDLVVAAANLEYGRGSLEDLAALVDERQVDALVLVEMTPEAQARLEGTALDRALPVRAGTLRSDAGGTLVLAREGVGGGAGVATGAGGADVIDEPYLFDQVRLPITRGEQTVTLLGAHTRPPSVAGSAAWREELGWLGADAAGLEGPLLVVGDLNASTGHPALRQVKDDAGLRDAHEDSGSGWVRTWPTEGLLPAFVQIDHVLVRGLEVVDAGAATVSGSDHATVWARLRLP
- the rimO gene encoding 30S ribosomal protein S12 methylthiotransferase RimO, which codes for MSSPTRSVAVVTLGCTRNEVDSEELAGRLASEGWTLVDDAAEADVAVVNTCGFVEQAKKDSIDALLEANDLKETGRTQKVVAVGCMAERYGEQLAAELPEADAVLGFDSYRDMSTHLRSILAGEAVPSHVPSDRRRLLPISPRDRHTSSSGVALPGHQQPATPTGQDEPDRVPLEQVAPATGPRVVRARLDGRPWAPLKIASGCDRRCAFCAIPMFRGAFVSRTPQEILAEAAWLGERGVKEVFLVSENTTSYGKDLGDLRLVDALLPELTQVAGIERVRVSYLQPAEIRPDLLDAMASTPGVVPYFDISFQHASGPLLRRMRRFGDRASFLGLLEQVRARVPEAGIRTNVIVGFPGETEDDLAELTAFLTEARLDVVGVFGYSDEDGTEAEGYADKLDEDVVRERVEQVQALVEELTAQRAAERVGTLVEVLVESVEMDDADVDEPRLVGRAGQQGPDVDGVTYLVTEDGGVPELAPSALVTARVVDSEGVDLVAVPETPAGDRP
- the pgsA gene encoding CDP-diacylglycerol--glycerol-3-phosphate 3-phosphatidyltransferase; its protein translation is MIGPHDPDGPEIATAAVAERVSSWNLPNALTVLRILLVPLFGWLLLSGGGEDVGLRWWALVVFLVAIGTDWVDGHLARKHALITSFGKLMDPIADKALIGMALIGLSLLSLLPWWVTVVILVREVAITLMRFVVIRRGVIPASRGGKLKTVLQSIGIAVVLAPLGGVVDAIGVWVMYAAAVVTVVTGVDYVRQAFARPSSRS
- a CDS encoding alpha-amylase family glycosyl hydrolase translates to MPTSDHTPAAPVRLTHPEWSKDAVIYQINQRHFTPEGTFAAAAEHLPRLRDLGVDILWLMPINPIGEQNRKGGLGSPYAVRDYLAVNPEFGTLGDLRDFVDRAHDLGLRVIVDWVANHTAWDNALTTEHPEWYRTDFKGDFVPTPWWDWDDVIDLDYDQPGLRAYMAQAMAHWVREADIDGFRCDVAGYVPVDFWETARAELEAIKPVFLLAEWENRDLHVGAFDATYAWSWNETMHHIAHGRASATDLKVYYAWNERAYPRDVMRMLFVSNHDKNAWEGTEYEQFGPMLDAAVVMSVVSEGIPMIYSGQEAGNDRRLTFFDKDEIVWREDPQGELYRRLIALKKAHPALWNAAWGARMVRVPNDAEDRVISFVRVHESGDAVVAAFNLSDAPARITLAVAPGQDLGYVDAFDGDSTVEYAEGSVWELPAWGYRVGVTPRA
- a CDS encoding maleylpyruvate isomerase family mycothiol-dependent enzyme, producing MAPSREVSLTWVTEGTRLWDATLAALEGPALEAPSALPGWSRAHVVAHVALNAEALLNLLTWARTGVETPMYASPESRDADIEELAAADPQDVRARSEQATRELDEGVAALDEEHWEARVRVRQGTEVPASVVPWLRAREVYLHALDLDGAATDEDLPDDFASALVEDAAKQRSRDETHPSLVLREDGVGRWEIGRPGPDATEVVGDVRALAAWVTGRPTTLPVATADGQPLPELPAWL
- a CDS encoding FtsK/SpoIIIE family DNA translocase translates to MTDTAHDLEPEHRRDGAGFLLLALALVVALREWWGLDGFVGDVIHVAAAGTFGRVALVLPAVLVFFAVRLFRAPDEQQATNRMSIGTTAMLVAASGITHLATGNPDYAEGSHVLQRSGGILGFLASSIPAAAITVTGAYILLSLLGVFGLLVLTRTPVHRIPDRLREVEQQLFDSARFDRVDEDGNPLPRRRRGAGELDGPRDGDVAFEQAAQVDPAAKGRGQRRAGTAPSRKAPAEDPDRTGDAPRPKAARRGARAEGDSTEEIPPLRPGQKRPAAPSAVEKAKATKAELEAPPTTQLPQRVEQLQLAGDVTYTLPESVLLRPGTPHKERSEANDKVVEALTGVLEDFNIDAQVTDFTRGPTVTRYEVELGPGVKVERITALSKNIAYAVASADVRILSPIPGKSAVGVEIPNADRENVSLGDVLRSQTARNNTHPMVMGVGKDVEGGYVIANLAKMPHMLVAGATGSGKSSFVNSMITSILMRATPDEVRLILVDPKRVELTAYEGIPHLITPIITSPKKAAEALAWVVKEMDHRYDDLAAYGYKHIDDFNKAIRAGKVTPPPGSERVLQPYPYLLVVVDELADLMMVAPRDVEESVVRITQLARAAGIHLVLATQRPSVDVVTGLIKANVPSRMAFATSSLADSRVVLDQPGAEKLIGMGDALFLPMGASKTMRVQGSWVSESEIHDVVAHVTGQLKPRYVEEVLATPVKKQIDEDIGDDLDLLLQATEQVVTTQFGSTSMLQRKLRVGFAKAGRLMDLMESRGIVGPSEGSKARDVLVKPDDLESTLALLQGQDPPRPEIESDTTPFDADPSEVADEPDDGDEARYAGAGGSASGAGRARDDRYDGDPVSGSYVEDEEEPESEDAWDLTGRG
- a CDS encoding 2TM domain-containing protein is translated as MSQPPQGPTDPVEGNFPLQPYRPSTELDPEMRKRALAKIEARQEWRQHFMMYALIMGLLTLIWLVSGGFGEYFWPIWPMMGWGIGVAIHGASLTFDREPTEKEIAEEAAKLRKRLGRPDHPED
- a CDS encoding helix-turn-helix domain-containing protein; the protein is MVLLRRELGDALRETRQTQGRTLREVSSSASCSLGYLSEIERGEKEASSELLASICRALDVPLSQMLSTVADRVSLTETAETQMTTVLTEGLARTIDTRRMPRRDAVVPAA
- a CDS encoding CinA family protein, encoding MTAPAQVVALLRDRGESVGTAESLTGGMVSAALTDVPGASAVVRGAVVAYAAEVKEALLGVPSEVVRERGTVSQECAEAMALGGARSLGADWCLATTGVAGPDPSEGHPVGTVHLALAHGEQVVGHRVLTLRGDRDQIRAGTVEQALELLRGRLSGAVSAARGTVETGPAAAAPVAGRTTTQDRDARREDEEG
- a CDS encoding dipeptidase; the protein is MTDATLPDLLVVDGHNDLPWALRELAGAERALEVALDADTSARGLHTDLERLRRGGVGGQFWSVYVPSSLTEAQAVVATLEQVDLVHRMVARYADRLALATTAAQVEAAMAQGRVASLLGAEGGHSIGSSLGVLRVLHRLGVRYLTLTHNHNTPWADSATDEPEHGGLTEFGREVVREMNRVGMLVDLSHVAAATMRDALEVSQAPVVFSHSNALALCGSPRNVPDDVLERMAAGGGVCMATFVPQFVAQECWEWKLESREAARAAGIDPNDHPVMTAFSLARQERHPRPEATLAQVADHLDHLREVAGVEHVGLGGDLDGTEQVVVGLEDVSTYPALLAELADRGWSEEDRRGLTHGNVLRVLRDAEAVAGR
- a CDS encoding 2TM domain-containing protein, whose translation is MDIRVQPTTSTDQSSTTPPPLPTPGTGGQEELPEEREARRDRRPAGCGGHGDRSRVVGVAPLSAMLVAVWALSGGGYFWPAWAMIGWGLCLVPVISRTIDGRSSHGHASR